The Daucus carota subsp. sativus chromosome 9, DH1 v3.0, whole genome shotgun sequence genome window below encodes:
- the LOC108200456 gene encoding uncharacterized protein LOC108200456 isoform X1, which translates to MASSDSPSSLPPTAPLSEQKENALPISSKIAELTESRTELLSRIQGLKQDLQSWRSKMDTQVKVYQTELSELKKSLNVEVDQLRSEFQELRTTLKQQQEDVTASLKNLDLQDVPGEPEAELIEAESNGKTQDLPTETADKETIN; encoded by the exons ATGGCAAGCTCAGATTCCCCTTCTTCTCTGCCTCCCACTGCTCCTCTATCCGag CAGAAGGAAAATGCACTGCCCATCAGCTCCAAAATCGCG GAATTGACTGAATCGAGGACTGAGCTTTTAAGCAGGATTCAAGGCTTGAAACAG GATTTGCAAAGCTGGAGGTCGAAGATGGACACTCAAGTGAAGGTTTATCAGACT GAGCTTTCTGAACTCAAGAAGTCACTCAATGTTGAAGTGGATCAACTCAGATCG GAATTCCAAGAATTGAGAACCACTCTTAAGCAGCAACAGGAGGATGTTACTGCAAGCCTGAAAAATTTGGAC CTACAAGATGTGCCTGGAGAACCCGAGGCTGAACTTATAGAGGCTGAAAGCAACGGGAAAACACAGGATTTGCCTACCGAGACTGCCGATAAGGAAACTATAAATTAG
- the LOC108201592 gene encoding F-box/kelch-repeat protein At3g06240-like, translating to MSSYEFLQQDIIRDILLRLPVESLAQCKCVSKPWREIICDPHFVKTYLKQGFHDHKLILTSPPNSLYSINLSKQPLSNIEDEVPIKLNFEHPNHWLQVLSSCNGLLLLVYDDNTLVLLNPTTLEFKKLPDKSSGWSKCRTIYGIGFDSSTNDYKIVTITFPDIEMVENHDSENCPEMLVQVYTIRQNCWKQIQNSPFNHSDTWPCSGVFLNGSVHWLATITWNYKWIIAAFDIVTEKFREVPLPDIYADEEGQIDTARLTVLGKCLSLCLYVYHLTVDGNQTYTWDIWMMKEYGVTSSWTRVIINEPDNMFYTLGPVCMLGEHEILMESNGRRLVMYNIENKSFNDIVICGLPDIFRDHVVCPESLVSPHCNRWN from the coding sequence ATGTCTAGCTATGAATTTCTCCAGCAAGATATTATACGAGACATACTTCTCCGGCTTCCAGTTGAATCACTAGCCCAATGCAAGTGTGTGTCAAAGCCATGGCGAGAGATAATCTGCGACCCTCACTTTGTCAAAACATACCTTAAACAAGGATTCCACGACCACAAACTCATCCTCACATCTCCCCCAAACTCCCTTTACTCCATCAATTTATCAAAACAGCCTCTCAGTAACATTGAAGATGAGGTCCCAATAAAACTCAACTTTGAGCACCCCAACCATTGGCTCCAAGTTCTGAGTTCATGTAATGGATTGCTTTTACTTGTCTACGACGACAACACATTAGTCTTGCTGAATCCAACAACTCTAGAATTCAAGAAATTGCCAGATAAATCCTCAGGTTGGTCAAAATGCCGCACAATTTATGGCATTGGCTTCGACTCATCCACGAATGATTACAAGATAGTCACAATTACATTCCCTGATATTGAAATGGTAGAAAACCATGATTCTGAAAACTGCCCTGAAATGTTAGTCCAGGTATACACAATCAGACAAAACTGCTGGAAACAGATTCAAAACTCTCCCTTCAACCACTCGGATACCTGGCCTTGTTCCGGGGTTTTCCTAAATGGTTCAGTTCACTGGCTTGCCACAATCACCTGGAACTACAAGTGGATCATTGCAGCATTCGACATAGTTACAGAAAAGTTCAGGGAAGTCCCCCTTCCAGATATTTATGCAGACGAAGAAGGCCAAATCGACACAGCCCGGCTCACAGTGCTTGGAAAATGCCTCTCTTTGTGCTTATATGTGTACCATCTGACTGTTGATGGAAACCAAACATACACATGGGATATCTGGATGATGAAGGAGTACGGCGTGACGAGTTCTTGGACTAGAGTGATCATCAATGAGCCTGATAACATGTTCTACACACTAGGGCCAGTGTGCATGCTAGGAGAACATGAAATTCTGATGGAGAGTAATGGGAGAAGACTGGTGATGTATAATATAGAAAACAAGAGTTTCAATGATATAGTTATCTGTGGGCTTCCTGACATATTTAGAGACCATGTAGTATGTCCTGAGAGCCTTGTCTCACCTCATTGCAACAGATGGAACTGA
- the LOC108200939 gene encoding uncharacterized protein LOC108200939 has protein sequence MALRSLDNALPLVQERPKKQAKVSVAAKLNAVNDENVAPLPPVTIPDAVDYVASDDLEPLDDPDLKIQSLIEGLESKDWVKVCESLNDARRFALFHSDLLFPISDKVMLVQVKAMKNPRSALCKTAIMAASDMFKCYGDKLLDDTTADALDQMLLQLLLKASQDKKFVCEEAEKALKIMVDSIAPLPMLQKLRVYGTHANPRVRAKAAVSLSQCVSKMELEGMKEFGLVPLIQMAAKLLNDKLPEAREAARNMISLMYKSFTEGEEQKEEAWQNFCQTSLSAIDALAVVKIVS, from the exons ATGGCGCTGAGGAGTCTTGATAATGCCTTGCCTTTGGTTCAAGAAAGGCCTAAAAAACAAGCCAAGGTGTCTGTTGCTGCTAAATTGAATGCTGTGAATGATGAAAATGTGGCCCCTTTGCCTCCGGTTACGATCCCCGATGCCGTCGATTATGTTGcttctgatgatcttgaaccCCTTGATGACCCTGATCTCAAGATCCAG AGCCTAATTGAGGGGTTGGAATCGAAGGATTGGGTGAAAGTGTGCGAGTCTTTGAATGATGCTAGGCGCTTTGCGTTGTTTCACTCTGATCTGTTGTTCCCCATCTC GGATAAAGTAATGCTTGTACAAGTGAAGGCAATGAAGAATCCGAGAAGTGCTCTGTGCAAGACTGCTATAATGGCTGCATCAGATATGTTTAAATGTTATGGTGATAAGTTGCTTGATGACACCACTGCTGATGCACTTGATCAGATG CTCCTACAACTATTGCTCAAGGCTTCTCAAGACAAAAAGTTTGTGTGTGAAGAAGCAGAAAAGGCATTAAAGATAATGGTAGATTCCATTGCACCACTTCCCATGCTGCAAAAGCTCCGTGTATACGGAACTCATGCCAACCCGAGGGTCAGGGCCAAAGCTGCAGTTTCACTATCTCAATGTGTTTCAAAGATG GAGCTTGAAGGAATGAAAGAGTTTGGGCTGGTTCCATTGATCCAAATGGCTGCGAAATTGTTGAATGATAAGCTCCCAGAGGCAAGAGAAGCAGCTCGAAATATGATCTCACTAATGTACAAGTCATTCACGGAGGGTGAAGAGCAGAAAGAAGAGGCATGGCAAAACTTCTGCCAGACTAGTTTGTCAGCTATTGATGCGCTAGCTGTTGTTAAAATTGTCTCTTAG
- the LOC108201936 gene encoding acetylajmalan esterase encodes MASRFKAVFYTFLVLISLSSMANAASHPRLNLFRNCKFDKIFQFGDSLSDTGNLVHERPFDISRRLPYGITYNHPTGRYSNGLIMIDYIALVAGLPLLSPYEGRSGHFRHGINFAVAGATALPVETLASKNIHGGRTSSSLDVQLRWMSEYLSSYCKTDYDCRDKLKNSLFMMGEVGGNDYNYALFGGKTIEEVKNLVPEVVQVIMEATRQVIKLGARKIVIPGNLPIGCVPSYLTMFQGNSTFDENHCLKEYNEFSVYHNRQLRGAIEELKKENPGVTIVYGDLYGALQWVFSRATHLGFDPNSLQKACCGSGGDYNFSFTRICGFPGVAMCSNPNKRISWDGVHLTEQANRYMATRLISNMAPMLQCQAS; translated from the exons ATGGCTTCAAGATTCAAAGCAGTTTTCTATACTTTTCTTGTTCTCATTAGCTTATCCTCCATGGCTAATGCAGCATCTCATCCCAGGCTAAATTTATTTCGAAACTGTAAATTCGACAAGATATTTCAGTTCGGAGATTCTCTTTCCGACACCGGAAATCTTGTTCATGAAAGGCCATTTGATATCTCTAGGAGACTACCATACGGCATAACATACAACCACCCTACTGGACGTTATTCGAATGGTCTTATTATGATCGACTATATCG CATTGGTAGCCGGTCTTCCTTTGTTAAGTCCGTACGAGGGAAGAAGTGGACATTTTAGGCACGGAATAAATTTTGCAGTAGCAGGTGCAACTGCACTCCCTGTCGAAACTCTGGCCTCGAAAAATATACATGGCGGACGAACCAGTAGTTCTCTTGATGTGCAACTTCGTTGGATGTCTGAGTACCTTTCTTCTTACTGCAAGACGGACTATG ATTGCAGGGACAAGCTTAAGAATTCATTGTTTATGATGGGAGAGGTGGGAGGTAATGATTATAATTATGCATTATTCGGAGGCAAAACCATCGAAGAAGTCAAGAATCTTGTTCCAGAAGTGGTCCAAGTCATAATGGAAGCAACAAGA CAAGTCATCAAGCTTGGAGCGCGTAAAATAGTTATTCCTGGAAACCTTCCTATAGGTTGTGTTCCATCTTACTTGACCATGTTCCAAGGCAACAGCACTTTTGATGAAAACCATTGCTTGAAGGAGTACAATGAGTTTTCAGTTTATCATAACAGGCAGTTGAGAGGAGCCATTGAGGAGTTGAAGAAAGAGAACCCTGGTGTCACTATTGTTTATGGGGACCTCTATGGTGCATTGCAATGGGTTTTCTCGCGAGCTACTCACTTAG GATTTGATCCGAATTCGTTGCAAAAGGCTTGTTGTGGAAGTGGTGGTGATTACAATTTTTCGTTTACAAGGATTTGTGGATTCCCGGGAGTTGCAATGTGCTCAAATCCGAATAAACGCATAAGCTGGGATGGAGTTCATCTAACTGAGCAGGCTAACAGATATATGGCAACTAGGCTCATCTCCAACATGGCACCAATGCTGCAGTGTCAGGCTTCTTGA
- the LOC108200517 gene encoding vesicle-associated membrane protein 724 translates to MGQESFIYSFVARGTMILAEFTEFTGNFPAIATQCLQKLPSTNNKFTYNCDHHTFNFLVEDGYAYCVVAKDTVGKQISIAFLERVAADFKKRYGGGKAGTAVAKSLNKEFGPLMKQHMQYIIDHADEIDKLIKVKAQVSEVKSIMLENIDKTIERGENLTILNDKAETLRDSAQEFKRKGTQIRRKMWYQNMKIKLVVFGILLLLVLIIWLSVCHGFNCAN, encoded by the exons ATGGGTCAGGAATCGTTCATTTACAGCTTTGTGGCACGAGGTACGATGATACTAGCTGAGTTCACCGAGTTCACCGGCAACTTCCCGGCGATCGCAACTCAGTGTCTTCAGAAACTCCCTTCTACGAACAATAAATTCACTTACAACTGTGATCACCATACTTTTAACTTCCTTGTCGAAGATGGTTATG CTTACTGCGTTGTTGCCAAAGACACTGTTGGGAAACAGATTTCTATTGCATTTTTGGAACGCGTGGCAGCGGATTTCAAGAAAAGATATGGGGGTGGTAAAGCAGGAACAGCTGTTGCCAAAAGTCTCAATAAAGAGTTCGG ACCGCTCATGAAACAACACATGCAGTATATAATTGATCATGCGGACGAGATTGACAAGCTGATAAAAGTGAAGGCTCAAGTTTCTGAAGTTAAAAGTATTATGTTGGAAAATATAGACAAG ACCATTGAAAGAGGAGAAAACCTGACCATCCTTAATGACAAGGCGGAAACCTTACGTGATTCG GCGcaagaattcaagagaaaagGGACCCAAATCCGGAGAAAGATGTGGTACCAAAATATGAAGATAAAGTTGGTTGTTTTTGGTATACTACTGCTTTTGGTTCTGATAATCTGGCTTTCAGTTTGCCATGGTTTTAACTGCGCAAACTAA
- the LOC108200456 gene encoding uncharacterized protein LOC108200456 isoform X2, which produces MASSDSPSSLPPTAPLSEKENALPISSKIAELTESRTELLSRIQGLKQDLQSWRSKMDTQVKVYQTELSELKKSLNVEVDQLRSEFQELRTTLKQQQEDVTASLKNLDLQDVPGEPEAELIEAESNGKTQDLPTETADKETIN; this is translated from the exons ATGGCAAGCTCAGATTCCCCTTCTTCTCTGCCTCCCACTGCTCCTCTATCCGag AAGGAAAATGCACTGCCCATCAGCTCCAAAATCGCG GAATTGACTGAATCGAGGACTGAGCTTTTAAGCAGGATTCAAGGCTTGAAACAG GATTTGCAAAGCTGGAGGTCGAAGATGGACACTCAAGTGAAGGTTTATCAGACT GAGCTTTCTGAACTCAAGAAGTCACTCAATGTTGAAGTGGATCAACTCAGATCG GAATTCCAAGAATTGAGAACCACTCTTAAGCAGCAACAGGAGGATGTTACTGCAAGCCTGAAAAATTTGGAC CTACAAGATGTGCCTGGAGAACCCGAGGCTGAACTTATAGAGGCTGAAAGCAACGGGAAAACACAGGATTTGCCTACCGAGACTGCCGATAAGGAAACTATAAATTAG
- the LOC108200673 gene encoding small ribosomal subunit protein eS21y, giving the protein MMNDEGQNMDLYIPRKCSATNRLITSKDHASVQINVGHLDDRGIYTGGFTTFALCGFVRAQGDADSAVDRLWQKKKAELKQ; this is encoded by the exons ATGATGAACGATGAGGGTCAAAACATGGATCTCTATATCCCCAGAAAATg TTCTGCCACCAACCGTTTGATCACTTCGAAGGATCATGCTTCGGTTCAGATCAATGTGGGTCATTTGGATGACAGGGGTATTTACACCGGCGGTTTCACCACTTTTGCGCTTTGCGGTTTCGTCCGTGCTCAG GGAGATGCTGATAGTGCAGTGGATCGCCTATGGCAGAAGAAGAAAGCTGAGCTAAAAcaatag